GTGTGGTCTCTAAAAACAGCACAGCGGGCGCTGATCGCCGCCGGCTGTATGGCGATGATTTACACCCAGTTTACGATGTCACCCGCGACGATTGAGTTCGCACGCTCGCTGGGAGCGACCGGGTTACACATCGGGATTCTGGGTGCCCTGCCGACGTTGATGCTGTTTTTCCAGTTCCTGGCAGCGATTGTCGCCAACCACCTGGAATATCGCCGCTGGCTCTGGTTGCCGATTTCGATCCTGCAGCGATTGATTCTGGTGCCTGTGGCTTTGGTTCCCTGGCTGCTGCCCTCCCTGTCTGATACGGCCTGGCTCTGGTGGCTGATCGTGCTGACCGCGGTCAACCACGCGCTGATTCACTTTACAACCCCGCTCTGGCTGTCGTGGTTGGGAGACTATCTGCCGCACAAGGGGCTCAATCATTACTGGGGCTATCGCCAGGTCTGGATGTACTGGACCGGGGCGATTTCACTGCTGGGCGGTGCGATTTTCCTGGCGGAAAGTGGCCTGGATATCAAGTACGGGTTTGCCTGGCTGGTTGGCGTCGGATCGATTTTTGGTGTGTTCGATATTCTGTTCTATATGAAGATCGAAGAACCGCCTGTGGCGAAGGTCAAAGAGCCTAAGCTGAAAAAGGTGTTGATGACGCCTTTTCTGGATCCGAATTTCCGATCTTATATTTCGTTCACCTGTTTCTGGCATTTTGCTGCGATGCTGGGGGCTCCCTTCATCAGCTATTACCTGCTGGAATACACGGGTATGGACGTGTTCCGGCTGCTGCTGCTCTGGACGTGTGCCTGGCTCGGGGGCGCGGTCTTTTCCAAGCGACTGGGGTCGATGGCCGATCATTACGGAAACCGGCCGGTGCTGATTCTGTGCACGGCGTTCAAATCGACCAACATGATCGGGCTGCTGTTTCTTCCTAAAGATCCAACGCTGGCGTTCTGGATTATGGTGCCGGTGTTTATCATCGATTCACTGCTGAATGCGGGGATTGCGATTGCCAATAACGGTTTCATGCTCAAGAATTCTCCCTCCGAAAACCGGACGATGTATATCGCAGCGGGAACCGCCCTGGCGGGACTGGTGGGCGGCATTACTTCGATTCTGGCGGGGGCGTTTCTGGTGATGTCCTCAGGCTGGAGCGTGACGATTCTGGGGAAAGAGTTCAACAATTTTCATCTGATTTTCTTCATCAGCCTGTTGATGCGACTGGTCGCAGCCTTCTACGCCCGCTCGGTTCGCGAACCGGATTCGCACTGGACGGCGCAGGTAATTATGAAGCTGGTAGGCGTCACGCCATTCCGGATGATGCGTTTTCCCGTTGGTCTGTACCGTTCCTTCCGTACGGACGAATTAAGGGAGATGTCGCCTAAAGAAAGACGGAAACAGAGCCGCC
Above is a genomic segment from Gimesia sp. containing:
- a CDS encoding MFS transporter; amino-acid sequence: MWSLKTAQRALIAAGCMAMIYTQFTMSPATIEFARSLGATGLHIGILGALPTLMLFFQFLAAIVANHLEYRRWLWLPISILQRLILVPVALVPWLLPSLSDTAWLWWLIVLTAVNHALIHFTTPLWLSWLGDYLPHKGLNHYWGYRQVWMYWTGAISLLGGAIFLAESGLDIKYGFAWLVGVGSIFGVFDILFYMKIEEPPVAKVKEPKLKKVLMTPFLDPNFRSYISFTCFWHFAAMLGAPFISYYLLEYTGMDVFRLLLLWTCAWLGGAVFSKRLGSMADHYGNRPVLILCTAFKSTNMIGLLFLPKDPTLAFWIMVPVFIIDSLLNAGIAIANNGFMLKNSPSENRTMYIAAGTALAGLVGGITSILAGAFLVMSSGWSVTILGKEFNNFHLIFFISLLMRLVAAFYARSVREPDSHWTAQVIMKLVGVTPFRMMRFPVGLYRSFRTDELREMSPKERRKQSRLEKAKQTQNAGSGPLE